One window of Bacteroides sp. AN502(2024) genomic DNA carries:
- a CDS encoding tetratricopeptide repeat protein: MKKNIGIIITSILVLSGCNKQQSVSDRLLNEVEKAIAINPDSASNLLKSISSPEKLDDKTFARWCMLSGKITDEIFNSILPTYQLERAYDWYSSHGSPDEQVQILIYLGRSFFADGDYDKAMSIYTNALDIAEKNKLNNLIGYTYDYIGDLYREKFMRTEAIKRYEIAAEYFKKEKNTDSYACALRDIGREYAQMDSLSQALNILTIADSVATNTSNINVTASISNALGNIYSMQDKYDKAEKFFLKALVGKNKMPNYIALIDLYTTSDSIDKAKKLLFSIPKDNPEYTCSIKYLYYQIYNEEKNYKEALTNLEEYVNMLDSIVYADNQSRILNIESKYNHLKISQEIDKLKIKQQGYIIVSAICIASLLLIIIGYLLYRKKTKKKIQRQGDELNQIKTNLLYVSLELEKKRRLLDTFKEKNENYNKMREEINLLTANYKELQNKSLENSPLFKELTYLANQNKPRNNKPLITEKQWKLITDEITHIYPSLHKYIYRLCPDLSEQDFQYCCLYMYGFDTNTEAKLLNITVDSVRKRRLRLRRKLAITLPDNNATLYEYLIENMH; this comes from the coding sequence ATGAAAAAAAACATTGGCATAATTATAACATCTATATTAGTGTTATCAGGATGCAACAAACAACAATCCGTATCTGACAGACTGCTAAATGAAGTAGAAAAAGCCATTGCCATAAATCCTGACAGCGCATCCAATCTACTAAAAAGCATATCATCTCCTGAAAAACTAGACGACAAAACTTTTGCACGCTGGTGTATGCTATCAGGTAAGATTACAGACGAAATTTTTAATAGCATCCTACCAACTTACCAATTAGAAAGAGCTTATGACTGGTATTCCTCGCATGGTAGTCCTGATGAACAAGTGCAAATCTTGATTTATTTAGGTCGATCCTTTTTTGCAGATGGAGATTATGATAAAGCAATGTCAATATATACTAATGCTTTGGATATTGCAGAAAAAAACAAGCTCAATAACCTCATTGGATATACCTATGACTATATAGGCGACCTATATCGAGAAAAATTCATGCGAACAGAGGCTATCAAAAGATATGAGATTGCAGCCGAATACTTCAAAAAAGAAAAGAATACAGATAGTTATGCTTGTGCATTAAGAGATATTGGACGTGAATATGCACAAATGGATTCATTATCACAGGCCCTAAATATTCTAACTATAGCTGATTCTGTAGCTACTAATACTAGCAATATTAACGTTACTGCATCAATAAGTAATGCTTTAGGAAATATCTATTCTATGCAGGACAAATACGATAAAGCTGAAAAATTCTTTCTCAAAGCATTGGTTGGAAAAAATAAAATGCCTAATTATATTGCGCTGATTGACCTATACACTACATCTGATTCAATAGATAAAGCTAAAAAGTTATTATTTAGCATACCAAAAGATAATCCAGAATACACATGTAGCATTAAATATTTATATTATCAAATCTATAATGAGGAGAAAAATTATAAAGAAGCTCTTACTAACTTAGAAGAATATGTTAACATGTTAGATTCTATTGTATATGCCGACAACCAATCCAGAATATTAAATATAGAGTCAAAATATAATCACCTAAAAATTAGTCAAGAAATAGATAAATTAAAGATTAAGCAACAAGGCTACATTATAGTTTCAGCTATCTGCATAGCCTCCTTATTATTGATAATAATAGGGTATCTCCTATATCGAAAAAAAACGAAAAAAAAAATCCAAAGACAAGGAGATGAATTAAATCAAATAAAAACAAATTTACTCTATGTTTCATTAGAACTGGAAAAGAAAAGAAGATTGTTAGATACATTTAAAGAAAAAAATGAAAACTATAATAAAATGCGGGAAGAAATTAATCTTCTAACTGCCAATTACAAAGAATTACAAAATAAATCTCTAGAGAACTCACCTCTATTCAAAGAACTAACATATCTAGCCAACCAAAATAAACCAAGAAATAATAAGCCATTAATAACAGAAAAACAATGGAAACTTATCACAGATGAAATAACACATATCTATCCAAGTCTTCATAAATACATATATCGTCTATGCCCGGATTTATCAGAACAAGACTTTCAATATTGCTGTCTTTACATGTATGGGTTCGACACTAACACTGAAGCAAAATTATTAAATATAACAGTTGATTCAGTAAGAAAAAGACGCCTTAGACTTAGAAGAAAATTAGCTATCACATTACCCGATAATAATGCTACATTATATGAATACTTAATCGAAAATATGCACTAA
- a CDS encoding DUF3244 domain-containing protein: MRKLSIVLLLISISFMTMKANNLSEHKSKYLVLKRWDYPQRALVPIPIEAIQKENSIEIRFLENIDNQVTFQVKDQQGNIMFQDVIITPNEQKTYKIDLKGYKAGHYKLLYIEEDMTLVGEFEIE, translated from the coding sequence ATGAGGAAACTAAGTATTGTACTATTATTAATTAGTATTTCATTCATGACAATGAAAGCTAACAATCTATCAGAACATAAATCTAAGTATTTAGTTCTCAAAAGATGGGATTATCCACAAAGAGCACTTGTTCCTATTCCAATAGAAGCTATCCAAAAAGAAAACTCTATTGAAATTCGTTTTCTTGAAAACATTGACAATCAAGTTACTTTCCAAGTAAAAGATCAACAAGGAAATATCATGTTCCAAGATGTGATAATAACTCCTAATGAGCAAAAAACTTATAAAATTGATTTAAAAGGCTACAAAGCTGGCCATTATAAGCTTCTTTATATAGAAGAAGACATGACTTTAGTTGGAGAGTTTGAAATTGAATAA